A genomic region of Pyramidobacter piscolens W5455 contains the following coding sequences:
- a CDS encoding GntP family permease yields MNLLLIPAFVLLFAFLAYKRWSPLLLGPTVSLLFCLAMGMPVLQTMMGPYMDSVVGFIKSNFFVFFLGAIFGAIYEMTHAAASIALWMSRMTRGKYVLPLIMTIAGVLCYGGVLGFVVYFAAYPIALQLCKESNTSRKLIPAAIGAGCWTFANSLPGAPAITNILAAKNLGTPATADLLAGILFGGVMMYVLNFVYLEYMARRYNHNGEGFEMDDIVIRELNEKPDEKYPPVLLAFVPMITILVLYNAIHLPVEYALLAGVLSAFVLLFPYGGSLKDWLSTFNKGAGNTCTVILNVSLVVGFAGVMKNSTLFPQLVSWIGSVNMSGLTFVAVTTATCAAASASSSGGMGVAMSTFAQTYINMGVNLEAAHRVATIAASTLDTLPHTGGQITLLGLCHQTHKDSFSHIFVTQAIIPIICLVALLVWHSIMG; encoded by the coding sequence ATGAACCTGCTCCTGATTCCCGCGTTTGTTCTTCTCTTTGCTTTCCTTGCGTATAAGCGTTGGAGTCCTCTCCTTCTGGGGCCCACAGTTTCTCTTCTGTTTTGCCTTGCCATGGGAATGCCTGTACTTCAGACGATGATGGGGCCTTACATGGATTCTGTGGTCGGCTTTATTAAGAGCAACTTCTTCGTGTTCTTCCTCGGAGCTATTTTTGGTGCCATCTATGAAATGACTCACGCGGCAGCTTCCATCGCCCTATGGATGAGCCGCATGACTCGTGGCAAATATGTTCTGCCCCTGATCATGACTATTGCCGGAGTTCTCTGTTATGGGGGCGTGCTTGGTTTCGTGGTTTATTTCGCTGCGTATCCGATTGCCCTTCAACTTTGTAAGGAATCCAATACGAGTCGCAAGCTGATTCCCGCTGCTATTGGCGCGGGCTGCTGGACCTTTGCCAATTCTCTCCCTGGTGCCCCGGCTATTACAAACATCTTGGCTGCTAAAAACCTGGGTACCCCTGCCACTGCGGATCTGTTGGCCGGGATCCTATTCGGCGGGGTGATGATGTATGTGCTGAATTTTGTCTATCTTGAGTACATGGCTCGTCGCTATAACCATAATGGCGAAGGTTTTGAAATGGATGATATAGTAATCCGCGAGCTTAACGAGAAGCCTGATGAGAAATACCCTCCCGTGCTGCTGGCCTTTGTTCCCATGATCACTATTTTAGTGCTCTATAATGCGATTCACTTGCCTGTCGAGTACGCTCTTCTTGCAGGAGTGCTGTCAGCTTTCGTTCTTTTATTCCCTTATGGAGGCAGCTTGAAGGATTGGCTCAGCACCTTTAACAAAGGGGCAGGCAACACCTGTACGGTTATTCTGAACGTGTCGCTGGTGGTAGGTTTCGCTGGTGTTATGAAGAATTCTACCTTGTTCCCTCAGCTGGTAAGCTGGATCGGCTCTGTTAACATGTCTGGTTTAACCTTCGTGGCTGTTACCACTGCTACCTGCGCTGCCGCTTCGGCCTCTTCTTCTGGAGGCATGGGGGTTGCCATGTCTACTTTCGCTCAGACATACATCAACATGGGGGTCAATCTGGAAGCTGCTCACCGCGTAGCTACCATTGCTGCTTCTACGCTCGATACGTTACCTCATACCGGCGGACAGATTACCCTTCTGGGGCTCTGTCATCAAACTCATAAAGACTCATTCTCTCATATCTTTGTTACGCAGGCCATTATCCCTATTATCTGCCTGGTAGCCCTGCTTGTCTGGCACAGCATTATGGGCTAA